In Shinella sp. XGS7, a single genomic region encodes these proteins:
- a CDS encoding efflux RND transporter periplasmic adaptor subunit yields the protein MSHSDLRASMAPPASTARPAHALPPLLLALALLGLSGCSPSGDKSTAAPAAPRPVLVASALPAASVGAEFIGEVRARQRAELAFALPGLVRQVMVETGERVKRGQLLATLDLAPSEAQLKTSQAELQRLQAGLDEARRKHQRLQAAHERQAASEAEWTAAQAELRMAEAALASAQAQRENSAWNRAQAELRAPFDGVIAARQLEVGQAVGSGLPVITVDGAGRELWALLPAGLPALNVGQRARLLTPQGELDSRLLRLSARQEAGGARRAVFELPEQARVGETLNLRLLAGANDGAHVWVPLRAVQGTAAKSSESSGEVLRLKADGQSLERVPVRLGATQGDQVEVLAGLKAGERVVLAGGHSLAADARVKPVNHLR from the coding sequence ATGTCACACAGCGATCTGCGCGCCTCGATGGCGCCCCCTGCCTCCACCGCCCGCCCGGCCCATGCCCTCCCGCCCCTGCTGCTGGCCCTGGCCCTCCTGGGCTTGAGCGGCTGCAGCCCCTCGGGCGACAAGAGCACCGCCGCGCCCGCCGCGCCGCGCCCCGTGCTGGTGGCCAGCGCCCTGCCGGCGGCCAGCGTCGGCGCCGAGTTCATCGGCGAGGTGCGTGCCCGCCAGCGTGCCGAGCTGGCCTTTGCCCTGCCGGGCCTGGTGCGCCAGGTGATGGTGGAAACCGGCGAGCGCGTGAAGCGCGGCCAGTTGCTGGCCACCCTGGACCTGGCGCCCAGCGAGGCCCAGCTCAAGACCAGCCAGGCCGAGCTGCAGCGCCTGCAGGCCGGCCTGGATGAGGCCCGCCGCAAGCACCAGCGCCTGCAGGCCGCGCATGAGCGCCAAGCCGCCAGCGAGGCCGAATGGACCGCCGCCCAGGCCGAGCTGCGCATGGCCGAGGCCGCCCTGGCCAGCGCCCAGGCCCAGCGCGAGAACAGCGCCTGGAACCGCGCCCAGGCCGAGCTGCGCGCGCCCTTCGACGGCGTGATCGCCGCACGCCAGCTGGAAGTGGGCCAGGCCGTGGGCTCGGGCCTCCCGGTGATCACGGTGGACGGCGCCGGCCGCGAGCTTTGGGCCCTGCTGCCGGCCGGCCTGCCCGCGCTGAACGTGGGCCAGCGCGCCCGCCTGCTCACGCCCCAGGGCGAGCTGGACAGCCGCCTGCTGCGCCTCTCGGCCCGCCAGGAAGCCGGTGGCGCCCGCCGCGCTGTCTTCGAGCTGCCGGAGCAGGCCCGTGTGGGCGAGACCCTGAATCTGCGCCTGCTGGCGGGCGCAAACGATGGCGCGCACGTCTGGGTGCCGCTGCGCGCTGTGCAGGGCACAGCCGCCAAGAGTAGCGAATCGAGTGGTGAGGTGCTGCGCCTCAAGGCCGATGGCCAGTCGCTGGAGCGCGTGCCCGTGCGTCTGGGCGCCACCCAGGGCGATCAGGTCGAGGTGCTGGCCGGCCTGAAGGCGGGCGAGCGCGTGGTGCTGGCCGGCGGTCACAGCCTGGCTGCCGATGCGCGCGTCAAGCCGGTGAACCACCTGCGCTGA
- a CDS encoding HU family DNA-binding protein: protein MNKTELIERIAAKADISRAAAGVALDATLASLSEALVAGDSVSLVGFGTFKVGERAARTGKNPATGAALEIPASKSARFTPGKALKDALNAKA, encoded by the coding sequence ATGAACAAGACCGAACTGATCGAACGCATCGCCGCCAAGGCCGACATCTCCCGCGCCGCTGCTGGCGTGGCCCTGGACGCCACCCTGGCCAGCCTGTCCGAAGCCCTGGTGGCCGGTGACTCGGTGTCCCTGGTGGGCTTCGGCACCTTCAAGGTCGGCGAGCGCGCCGCCCGCACCGGCAAGAACCCCGCCACCGGCGCTGCCCTGGAGATCCCGGCCTCCAAGAGCGCCCGCTTCACGCCCGGCAAGGCCCTGAAGGACGCACTGAACGCCAAGGCCTGA
- a CDS encoding AraC family transcriptional regulator yields the protein MSPIPPTAALGEAEVDPRTQANLVPAIARVLLALAEDRGLSVERLCRGLGFTPQTLCEEGVLLSHQQTRALILRVQRELDEPALGLAVGARETPISWGLAGLAMLSCETLGEAVSYGLERQTVIGSMTPHLLSLEDDRLYLSSTPLIFDLEIESFLVEESFAGAVAVVRSMVGPTFKPLHVDFAYACPAHPRLYERFFRCPVRFDADQNRLAVDSKWLQVRLPGFDRLTSEVVRKQLNRLLPTPIGQDDLLASVVNRIRHGLQDRPSQRGLAAQVNVSERTLRRRLVAQDASYRGLRDAARYERARDLLINTELSIAEVAQALGYADARSFRRAFKRWSGELPTALRVAR from the coding sequence ATGAGCCCCATTCCCCCCACCGCCGCCCTCGGCGAGGCCGAGGTCGACCCCCGCACCCAGGCCAATCTGGTGCCGGCCATCGCGCGCGTGCTGCTGGCCCTGGCGGAGGACCGCGGCCTGTCCGTCGAGCGCCTGTGCCGGGGCCTGGGTTTCACGCCCCAGACCCTGTGCGAGGAAGGCGTGCTGCTGTCCCACCAGCAGACCCGCGCCCTGATCCTGCGCGTGCAGCGCGAGCTGGACGAGCCCGCCCTGGGCCTGGCCGTGGGGGCCCGCGAGACGCCCATCTCCTGGGGCCTGGCTGGCCTGGCCATGCTCAGCTGCGAGACCCTGGGCGAGGCGGTGAGCTACGGCCTGGAGCGCCAGACCGTGATCGGCTCCATGACGCCGCATCTGCTGAGCCTCGAGGACGATCGCCTCTACCTCAGCTCCACGCCGCTGATCTTCGATCTGGAGATCGAGAGCTTTCTGGTGGAGGAATCCTTTGCCGGCGCGGTGGCCGTGGTGCGGTCCATGGTGGGACCGACGTTCAAGCCCCTGCATGTGGACTTCGCCTATGCCTGCCCGGCGCATCCGCGCCTGTACGAGCGCTTCTTTCGCTGCCCGGTGCGTTTTGATGCCGACCAGAACCGCCTGGCCGTGGACAGCAAATGGCTGCAGGTGCGCCTGCCCGGCTTTGACCGCCTGACCAGCGAGGTGGTGCGCAAGCAGCTCAACCGCCTGCTGCCCACGCCCATCGGCCAGGACGATCTGCTGGCCTCGGTGGTCAACCGCATCCGCCATGGCCTGCAGGACCGGCCCTCGCAGCGGGGCCTGGCGGCGCAGGTGAACGTCAGCGAGCGCACCCTGCGCCGGCGCCTGGTGGCCCAGGACGCCAGCTACCGCGGCCTGCGCGATGCGGCCCGGTATGAGCGCGCCCGCGATCTGCTGATCAACACGGAGCTCAGCATCGCCGAGGTGGCCCAGGCCCTGGGCTATGCCGACGCGCGTTCCTTCCGTCGCGCCTTCAAGCGCTGGTCGGGCGAACTGCCCACGGCCCTGCGCGTCGCGCGCTGA
- a CDS encoding TolC family protein, translating to MLFYKHFLSPLALAAALSLAGCASVAPPSQLPALQARHEASLPAAATLPAASTATRNWWLALQDPQLDALMQQALDRNLDLKAALASVQEARALAGLARREGGPQGSLGLSAQVSRASLPEVDPYRQGQPRPPEQRLIGLNQSLSWELDLFGRVGTAQAVAERELDMARADLQAAQALLQAELVNRYVQLRAAQQLEALNQQHGALAEQRRQQLQSRVSAGLADARELRAAEAELAQRQAERSAAQAQVQQSLAALALLCGRAPTALDGELKPLRQAQALPALPLESSLQLSEGLLQRLPQVARADAALRASLGQRVLAERAHLPRLSLAATVGLNEGASRLGRAGALRYAAGPALQWDWLDAGRREARESAARAGSERAWAQFEQSVLQALAEGEGALRGWSAQLSAWEQAQAAERAAAEAARYAGERQRLGLEPRLSALNSESQHLDARRQALSQQAQALQAYVQVQLALGAWQPE from the coding sequence ATGTTGTTTTACAAGCACTTTCTGTCCCCCCTGGCCCTGGCCGCGGCGCTGAGCCTGGCCGGCTGCGCCAGCGTGGCGCCGCCCAGCCAGCTGCCCGCCCTGCAGGCCCGCCATGAAGCCAGCCTGCCGGCCGCCGCCACGCTGCCCGCCGCCAGCACCGCCACAAGGAACTGGTGGCTGGCTCTGCAGGATCCGCAGCTCGACGCCCTGATGCAGCAGGCCCTGGATCGCAATCTGGACCTCAAGGCCGCCCTGGCCAGCGTGCAGGAAGCGCGCGCCCTGGCCGGCCTGGCCCGGCGCGAAGGCGGCCCGCAGGGCAGCCTGGGGCTCTCGGCCCAGGTCTCGCGCGCCTCTTTGCCCGAGGTGGACCCCTATCGCCAGGGCCAGCCGCGCCCGCCCGAGCAGCGCCTGATCGGCCTCAACCAGAGCCTGAGCTGGGAGCTGGATCTGTTCGGTCGCGTGGGCACGGCCCAGGCCGTGGCCGAGCGCGAGCTGGACATGGCCCGCGCCGATCTGCAGGCGGCCCAGGCCCTGCTGCAGGCCGAGCTGGTGAACCGCTATGTGCAGCTGCGCGCCGCCCAGCAGCTGGAAGCGCTGAACCAGCAGCACGGCGCCCTGGCCGAGCAGCGCCGCCAGCAGCTGCAGTCCCGCGTGAGTGCCGGCCTGGCCGATGCCCGCGAGCTGCGCGCCGCCGAGGCCGAGCTGGCCCAGCGCCAGGCCGAGCGCAGCGCGGCCCAGGCCCAGGTGCAGCAGAGCCTGGCCGCCCTGGCCCTGCTCTGCGGCCGTGCGCCCACCGCGCTGGACGGCGAGCTCAAGCCCCTGCGCCAGGCCCAAGCCCTGCCCGCCCTGCCGCTGGAAAGCAGCCTGCAGCTCAGCGAAGGCCTGCTGCAGCGCCTGCCCCAGGTGGCCCGCGCCGACGCGGCCCTGCGCGCCAGCCTGGGCCAACGGGTGCTGGCCGAGCGCGCCCATCTGCCGCGCCTGAGCCTGGCCGCCACCGTGGGCCTCAACGAAGGCGCCTCGCGCCTGGGCCGCGCCGGCGCCCTGCGCTATGCGGCCGGCCCCGCCCTGCAATGGGACTGGCTGGACGCCGGCCGCCGCGAAGCGCGCGAGAGCGCCGCCCGCGCCGGCAGCGAGCGTGCCTGGGCCCAGTTCGAGCAGAGCGTGCTGCAGGCCCTGGCCGAGGGCGAGGGTGCTTTGCGCGGCTGGAGCGCCCAGCTCAGCGCCTGGGAACAGGCCCAGGCCGCCGAGCGCGCCGCGGCCGAGGCCGCGCGCTATGCCGGCGAACGCCAGCGTCTGGGTCTGGAGCCGCGCTTGAGCGCCCTGAACAGCGAGAGCCAGCATCTGGACGCCCGCCGCCAGGCCCTGAGCCAGCAGGCCCAGGCCCTGCAAGCCTATGTGCAGGTGCAGCTGGCCCTGGGCGCCTGGCAGCCCGAGTGA
- a CDS encoding efflux RND transporter permease subunit, translating into MSSLSDYALKRPRFAFLAALLLVLSGLWLALDFPSTEEPQVTVRTATVLTLVPGASTERMEELVARPSEEAMRSLAEVKRIKTAVRPGFAFSYVELRPDVSAQELPAVWQRLRNRMAELQPRMPQGATGPLVDDEFGRVAVLTLGLTGPGYSAGELREQARQLRDQLYRLPGVERVSLHGLREEQVQLVADMAALQAKGLSIAALSQALAQRNVLAPAGRAQVGGSELALTVSGDAKQMAELGQTPVALPGGGWLPLNQLARLERVPQDPASVGAFVDGEAAAVVAVSMAPGLNVISFAERLRGEIAQLQAQLPAGMSLTPITDQAQIVTKQLKQVSQVFLETTVIVMGVVVLFLGLRTGLIVGAIVPTTVLGSLVVMKLVGIELHTISIGAIIIALGLFVDNAIVVAEDMERRLALGEDRAAAAAAAGRTMFVPLLVSSLAIILTFMPLVLSKTETGEYLRSMGLVMAIALLLSLLLAVTVTPLLCQRFAHHHAELSRTARAVEALTGWYRGKVRWVLGHKTLYIGTMVALLLAAGWLFAHVPSELMPASERRQLQMAIELAPDTSGNTTLATAQRISRALGDAKRFPELQSQAVYVGDGGPRFILALNPPTPAAHRAYAVLTLAPGYTHEQALQRLRSELPQQFPDVRFEPKRFSMGSTESGTAEFRLSSRDGQSHRVAAEQLMKALQAQPDIVEVRSDAERQILHVAVEVDQLKAAAAGISSAEVARSLERLLSGETVSQFREGDTLLPVLVRGPLELRERLQQLQAAPLERADGQRVLLGQIAKISLASQPSVLQRVDQSRVVTISARHARWTAQSLVDAVQPELARLQQDGQVRIALGGEIEEGASANNAITALLPACVLAMFLLFVWQFESLRKSLIVLASIPFVSIGAAIALKLTGTTLTFVGTLGLLALAGIIVNNAVLLLDAIDEAIAHGLAPAAAIEDAASKRLRPIVMTKAVCILGLLPLYLFGGAVWTSLAVVMMGGLALGTLITLGLIPALYAAFYRVPAPPAAA; encoded by the coding sequence ATGAGCAGTCTTTCCGATTACGCCCTGAAGCGCCCGCGCTTTGCCTTTCTCGCCGCCCTGCTGCTGGTGCTCTCGGGCCTGTGGCTGGCGCTGGACTTCCCGTCCACCGAAGAACCCCAGGTCACGGTGCGCACCGCCACCGTGCTGACCCTGGTGCCCGGCGCCAGCACCGAGCGCATGGAAGAGCTGGTGGCCCGCCCCAGCGAGGAGGCCATGCGCAGCCTGGCCGAGGTCAAGCGCATCAAGACCGCGGTGCGCCCCGGCTTTGCCTTCAGCTATGTGGAACTCCGGCCCGATGTGAGCGCTCAAGAGCTGCCCGCCGTCTGGCAGCGCCTGCGCAACCGCATGGCCGAGCTGCAGCCCCGCATGCCCCAGGGCGCCACCGGCCCCCTGGTGGACGATGAGTTCGGCCGGGTGGCCGTGCTGACCCTGGGCCTCACCGGCCCCGGCTACAGCGCGGGCGAGCTGCGCGAGCAGGCCCGCCAGCTGCGCGACCAGCTCTACCGCCTGCCCGGCGTGGAGCGCGTGAGCCTGCACGGCCTGCGCGAGGAGCAGGTGCAGCTGGTGGCCGATATGGCGGCCCTGCAGGCCAAGGGCCTGTCGATTGCCGCTCTCTCCCAGGCCCTGGCCCAGCGCAATGTGCTGGCCCCGGCCGGACGCGCCCAGGTGGGCGGCTCCGAGCTGGCCCTGACCGTGAGCGGCGACGCCAAGCAGATGGCCGAGCTGGGCCAGACGCCCGTGGCCCTGCCCGGCGGCGGCTGGCTGCCCCTGAACCAGCTCGCGCGCCTGGAGCGCGTGCCGCAGGACCCGGCCTCGGTCGGCGCCTTCGTCGATGGCGAGGCCGCGGCCGTGGTCGCGGTCTCCATGGCGCCGGGTCTGAACGTGATCAGCTTTGCCGAACGCCTGCGTGGCGAGATCGCCCAGCTGCAGGCCCAGCTGCCAGCCGGCATGAGCCTCACGCCCATCACCGACCAGGCCCAGATCGTCACCAAGCAGCTCAAGCAGGTGAGTCAGGTCTTTCTGGAGACCACGGTCATCGTGATGGGCGTGGTGGTGCTCTTCCTGGGCCTGCGCACCGGCCTGATCGTGGGCGCCATCGTGCCCACCACGGTGCTGGGCAGTCTGGTGGTGATGAAGCTCGTGGGCATCGAGCTGCACACCATCTCCATCGGCGCCATCATCATTGCCCTGGGTCTGTTCGTGGACAACGCCATCGTGGTGGCCGAAGACATGGAGCGCCGCCTTGCCCTGGGCGAGGACCGGGCCGCCGCCGCGGCCGCGGCAGGCCGCACCATGTTCGTGCCCCTGCTGGTGTCCTCCCTGGCCATCATCCTGACCTTCATGCCCCTGGTGCTCAGCAAGACCGAGACCGGCGAGTACCTGCGCAGCATGGGCCTGGTGATGGCCATCGCCCTGCTGCTGTCCCTGCTGCTGGCCGTCACCGTCACGCCCCTGCTGTGCCAGCGCTTCGCCCACCACCATGCCGAGCTGAGCCGCACCGCCCGCGCGGTGGAGGCGCTCACTGGCTGGTACCGCGGCAAGGTGCGCTGGGTGCTGGGCCACAAGACCCTGTACATCGGCACCATGGTGGCCCTGCTGCTGGCCGCCGGCTGGCTCTTCGCCCACGTGCCGTCCGAGCTGATGCCCGCCTCCGAACGTCGCCAGCTGCAGATGGCCATCGAGCTGGCGCCCGACACCAGCGGCAACACCACCCTGGCCACGGCCCAGCGCATCAGCCGCGCCCTGGGCGACGCCAAGCGCTTCCCCGAGCTGCAAAGCCAGGCCGTGTATGTGGGCGACGGCGGCCCGCGTTTCATCCTGGCACTGAACCCGCCCACCCCGGCCGCGCACCGCGCCTATGCGGTGCTGACCCTGGCCCCCGGCTACACGCATGAACAGGCCCTGCAGCGCCTGCGCAGCGAGCTGCCCCAGCAGTTCCCCGATGTGCGCTTCGAACCCAAGCGCTTCTCCATGGGCTCCACCGAATCGGGCACGGCCGAGTTCCGCCTCAGCAGCCGCGACGGCCAGTCGCACCGCGTCGCCGCCGAGCAGCTGATGAAGGCCTTACAGGCCCAGCCCGACATCGTGGAAGTGCGCAGCGATGCCGAGCGCCAGATCCTGCATGTGGCCGTGGAGGTGGACCAGCTCAAGGCCGCCGCCGCCGGCATCAGCAGCGCCGAGGTGGCGCGCAGCCTGGAGCGCCTGCTCTCGGGCGAGACGGTGAGCCAGTTCCGCGAGGGCGACACCCTGCTGCCCGTGCTGGTGCGCGGCCCGCTGGAGCTGCGCGAGCGGCTGCAGCAGCTGCAGGCCGCGCCGCTGGAGCGCGCCGATGGCCAGCGCGTGCTGCTGGGCCAGATCGCCAAGATCAGCCTGGCCAGCCAGCCCTCGGTGCTGCAACGCGTGGACCAGAGCCGTGTCGTGACGATCAGCGCCCGCCATGCCCGCTGGACGGCCCAGAGCCTGGTGGACGCGGTGCAGCCCGAGCTGGCCCGCCTGCAGCAGGACGGCCAGGTGCGCATCGCGCTGGGTGGCGAGATCGAGGAAGGCGCCAGCGCCAACAACGCCATCACCGCCCTGCTGCCCGCCTGCGTGCTGGCCATGTTCCTGCTCTTCGTCTGGCAGTTCGAGAGCCTGCGCAAGAGCCTGATCGTGCTGGCCAGCATCCCCTTCGTCAGCATCGGCGCGGCCATCGCGCTCAAGCTCACCGGCACCACGCTCACCTTCGTCGGCACCCTGGGGTTGCTGGCCCTGGCCGGCATCATCGTGAACAACGCGGTGCTGCTGCTGGACGCCATCGACGAGGCCATTGCCCATGGACTGGCGCCCGCCGCCGCCATCGAGGACGCCGCCTCCAAGCGTCTGCGCCCCATCGTGATGACCAAGGCCGTGTGCATCCTGGGCCTGCTGCCGCTCTACCTCTTCGGCGGTGCGGTCTGGACCAGCCTGGCCGTGGTGATGATGGGCGGCCTGGCCCTGGGCACCCTGATCACCCTGGGCCTGATCCCCGCCCTGTACGCTGCCTTCTACCGCGTGCCGGCGCCCCCGGCCGCTGCCTGA
- a CDS encoding patatin-like phospholipase family protein — MRSPLPTRGLQALALGGLLLLSACSSYRPWINPPRQVEATTAAVAAPQRAPKPVVVAVALSGGGARAAAFGLGVLKGLKAAEFVLPGRHTSLLDELIQISGVSGGSILAAHYAAFGDASLERFEPDFLLAPFEGRLLRELLWPQRLYQLSSPWYGRSQILAERLDELYRGMSFADVRRRPGAPELMITATDLTTGAPFDFTAEQFELICSDLDALPLSFAVAASSAVPLLLSPMTVQNHASHCPDSRQRPRAEVDNSYRTQLLERTMEGYRNAAERPFIHLVDGGVTDNLGVRLTLDRLMAGGSMNANFAEAPTGSIRRLVLVTVNAERGLAERIDSSDRVPSTGQVMESLIFGAGARESQITLGILGDDLKRWRQELNATRGQPGSPFAADAEIHVINLSLHDERDDRIRDRLLRVPTAFSVEAQDVRDLQTAGTRALQASPAFQALQDSLHRLVDVPPELSARP, encoded by the coding sequence ATGCGCAGCCCCCTGCCGACACGGGGCCTGCAGGCCCTGGCTCTGGGTGGCTTGCTGCTGCTGAGCGCCTGCTCCAGCTACCGGCCCTGGATCAATCCGCCGCGCCAGGTCGAGGCCACGACAGCGGCGGTCGCAGCGCCGCAGCGCGCCCCCAAGCCGGTGGTGGTGGCCGTGGCGCTCTCGGGCGGGGGCGCGCGGGCCGCGGCCTTCGGCCTGGGCGTGCTCAAGGGCCTGAAGGCGGCCGAGTTCGTGCTGCCGGGACGCCACACCTCCTTGCTGGACGAGCTGATCCAGATCAGCGGCGTGTCCGGCGGCAGCATCCTGGCGGCGCATTACGCCGCCTTTGGCGATGCCAGCCTGGAGCGCTTCGAGCCCGACTTCCTGCTGGCCCCCTTCGAAGGCCGCCTGCTGCGCGAGCTGCTCTGGCCGCAGCGCCTGTACCAGCTCAGCTCGCCCTGGTACGGGCGCAGCCAGATCCTGGCCGAGCGCCTGGACGAGCTCTACCGCGGCATGAGCTTCGCCGACGTGCGCCGCCGCCCCGGCGCGCCCGAGCTGATGATCACCGCCACCGACCTCACCACCGGCGCGCCCTTCGACTTCACGGCCGAGCAGTTCGAGCTGATCTGCTCCGACCTGGATGCCCTGCCCCTGTCCTTCGCGGTGGCGGCCTCCTCGGCCGTGCCCCTGCTGCTCTCGCCCATGACGGTGCAGAACCACGCCAGCCACTGCCCCGACAGCCGTCAGCGCCCCCGCGCCGAGGTGGACAACAGCTACCGCACCCAGCTGCTGGAGCGCACCATGGAGGGCTATCGCAATGCGGCCGAGCGGCCCTTCATCCACCTGGTGGACGGCGGCGTCACCGACAATCTGGGCGTGCGACTGACCCTGGACCGCCTGATGGCCGGCGGCTCCATGAACGCCAACTTTGCCGAGGCACCCACGGGTTCGATACGCCGACTGGTGCTGGTGACGGTGAATGCCGAGCGCGGCCTGGCCGAACGCATCGACAGCAGCGACCGCGTGCCCAGCACCGGTCAGGTGATGGAGTCCCTGATCTTCGGAGCCGGGGCGCGCGAGTCGCAGATCACCCTGGGCATCCTGGGTGACGACCTCAAGCGCTGGCGCCAGGAGCTCAATGCCACGCGCGGCCAGCCCGGCAGCCCCTTTGCGGCCGATGCCGAGATCCATGTGATCAACCTCAGCCTGCACGACGAGCGCGACGACCGCATCCGCGACCGCCTGCTGCGTGTGCCCACGGCCTTCAGCGTGGAGGCCCAGGACGTGCGCGATCTGCAGACCGCCGGCACCCGCGCCCTGCAGGCCTCGCCCGCCTTCCAGGCCCTGCAGGACTCGCTTCACCGCCTGGTCGACGTACCGCCCGAGCTCTCCGCCCGCCCGTGA
- a CDS encoding fasciclin domain-containing protein: MSLKMSFAALSLGLMTLGSAQAKDLVDTAVAAGQFKTLATALQAAGLVETLKGPGPFTVFAPTDEAFAKVPKDQLDALLKDKAKLTAVLTYHVVPGKVMAKDVKPGMVRTVQGSDITVSTQGGVKVNQAQVVKTDIQADNGVIHVIDQVIMPR, translated from the coding sequence ATGAGCCTGAAGATGAGTTTTGCCGCCCTGAGCCTGGGTCTGATGACGCTGGGCAGTGCCCAGGCCAAGGACCTGGTGGACACCGCCGTGGCCGCGGGCCAGTTCAAGACCCTGGCCACCGCCCTGCAGGCGGCCGGCCTGGTGGAGACGCTCAAGGGCCCCGGCCCCTTCACCGTGTTCGCCCCCACCGATGAGGCGTTTGCCAAGGTGCCCAAGGACCAGCTGGACGCCCTGCTGAAGGACAAGGCCAAGCTGACCGCCGTGCTGACCTATCACGTGGTGCCGGGCAAGGTCATGGCCAAGGATGTGAAGCCCGGCATGGTGCGCACCGTGCAGGGCAGCGACATCACCGTCAGCACCCAGGGCGGTGTGAAGGTCAACCAGGCCCAGGTCGTGAAGACCGATATCCAGGCCGATAACGGCGTGATCCACGTCATCGACCAGGTCATCATGCCGCGCTGA
- a CDS encoding fasciclin domain-containing protein, producing MEQPMYEWLKRAFIGMVTAGLALTLAACGGSDDDHPPATVVAVAQSNGFNALVAAVNKAGLATALSDPNATLTVFAPTDAAFNTLAGRLGFADATAMVNALPASALSNILSYHVLATRRSAADLGSAGTSLPTLYQFEGRAATLALSTSGGVSLTDAVLTAAKVSQADINAGNGVVHVVDKVLVPPGVLNLVQMAQANPAFSTLVGAVKQAGLDSTLAGAGPLTVFAPTNEAFAAISSTVAALTPSQLSTVLTYHVVAGRVLSTDITLGAPVSTVSGQSFVVQGSPLRIIDTTSTPAPIAATDVRASNGVIHVISKVLIPSFSI from the coding sequence ATGGAGCAACCCATGTACGAATGGCTCAAACGCGCCTTTATCGGGATGGTCACGGCCGGCCTGGCCCTGACGCTGGCTGCCTGCGGTGGCAGCGATGACGATCACCCGCCCGCCACCGTGGTGGCGGTGGCCCAGTCCAATGGCTTCAACGCCCTGGTAGCCGCGGTCAACAAGGCCGGCCTGGCGACGGCCCTGAGCGACCCCAATGCCACGCTCACCGTCTTTGCCCCCACCGATGCGGCCTTCAACACCCTGGCCGGCCGTCTGGGCTTCGCCGACGCCACCGCCATGGTCAACGCGCTGCCGGCCTCGGCCCTGTCCAATATCCTGAGCTATCACGTGCTGGCCACGCGCCGCAGCGCCGCCGACCTCGGCAGCGCCGGCACCAGCCTGCCCACGCTCTACCAGTTCGAGGGCCGTGCGGCCACCCTGGCCCTGAGCACCTCGGGCGGCGTGAGCCTGACCGATGCGGTGCTGACCGCGGCCAAGGTCAGCCAGGCCGACATCAATGCCGGCAACGGCGTGGTGCACGTGGTTGACAAGGTGCTGGTGCCGCCCGGCGTGCTGAACCTGGTGCAGATGGCTCAGGCCAACCCCGCCTTCAGCACCCTGGTGGGCGCCGTCAAGCAGGCCGGGCTGGACAGCACCCTGGCCGGCGCCGGTCCGCTGACCGTGTTCGCGCCCACCAATGAGGCCTTTGCCGCCATCAGCTCCACCGTGGCGGCGCTCACGCCCAGCCAGCTCTCCACCGTGCTGACCTACCACGTGGTGGCCGGCCGCGTGCTGTCCACCGACATCACCCTGGGTGCGCCGGTGAGCACGGTGTCGGGCCAGAGCTTCGTGGTCCAGGGCTCGCCCCTGCGCATCATCGACACCACCAGCACCCCGGCGCCCATCGCGGCCACCGATGTGCGGGCCAGCAATGGCGTGATCCATGTGATCAGCAAGGTGCTGATCCCCAGCTTCTCGATCTGA